In a genomic window of candidate division KSB1 bacterium:
- a CDS encoding tetratricopeptide repeat protein, protein MNSSRRTLRASIGSLIVVILGLFLVCAIHREVTTPPVDEDVYNVDLSALLGLQPEPAQPEQETKAKASSEAALATPEAVPQVDKDREELLALLDRMDRLSKQLDARGREISALQSESAQLDSLVSRMGRRLASAGGIGAGRGVSLSSSTTGAPAPGAGPVHVRVSAGAQSSFAGQSFDMGYNEALQLFHERRYREALDRFQELLLEDPSHPLADNCQYWIGECLFGQRRYLEALSAFSKVYMFDATDKYDDAQLMIALCHWHLGDQPTAKLELKGLLKLFPGSEYEGRARTYLGRLTV, encoded by the coding sequence AGTCACGACGCCGCCCGTTGACGAGGACGTGTACAATGTCGACCTCTCCGCGCTTCTTGGCCTCCAGCCCGAGCCTGCCCAGCCGGAGCAAGAGACGAAGGCGAAAGCGAGCTCCGAGGCAGCGCTGGCAACACCGGAGGCAGTGCCGCAGGTGGACAAGGACAGGGAAGAGCTTCTGGCGCTTCTTGACCGCATGGACCGGTTGAGCAAGCAGCTGGATGCCCGTGGCCGCGAAATCTCGGCCCTGCAGAGCGAATCGGCCCAGCTGGATTCCCTGGTGTCTAGGATGGGGAGGCGGCTGGCAAGCGCGGGGGGCATAGGGGCGGGCCGTGGGGTAAGCTTGAGCTCCAGCACAACCGGCGCTCCCGCGCCTGGCGCTGGACCTGTTCATGTGCGCGTCTCAGCCGGAGCACAGTCCAGCTTTGCAGGTCAGAGTTTCGATATGGGGTACAATGAGGCCTTGCAGCTGTTTCACGAACGTCGCTACCGGGAGGCGCTGGACCGGTTCCAGGAGCTGCTTTTGGAGGATCCGAGCCACCCGTTGGCAGACAACTGCCAGTACTGGATCGGTGAGTGTCTCTTTGGCCAGCGGCGGTACTTGGAAGCGCTTTCAGCGTTCAGCAAGGTCTACATGTTCGACGCCACGGACAAGTACGACGACGCCCAGCTCATGATCGCCCTGTGCCACTGGCACCTCGGCGATCAACCCACCGCGAAGCTGGAACTGAAGGGCCTCCTCAAGCTTTTCCCAGGAAGCGAATACGAGGGAAGAGCCCGCACCTATTTGGGCAGATTGACCGTGTGA
- a CDS encoding DNA polymerase III subunit alpha, whose translation MVEFVHLHNHSHYSLLDGACRIEDLVAQCAHFEMPALALTDHGNMFGAVEFYRAALNAGIKPIIGIEAYVAPRSRHDRTSSKGGADASFHIVLLAKNEKGYRNLLKLSTIGYLEGYYYRPRIDKEVLREYADGLVALSACIKGEIAQRLLREGPDAARRAALEYRDIFGEDFYLELQNHGLAEEEKIRAAILELGRSLGIKVVATNDIHYLKREHAEAHDVLLCLQTQKDRNDPTRLRYETDQIYFKSYDEMRAAFRDVPEALANTMEVAAKCNLILEFGRPLLPQYQLPPDASSSSLDDYLAALAREGLRQRYAVITRELERRLEHELEIIRKTGYAGYFLIVKDFVDFARSNGIPVGPGRGSAAGSLVSYCLGITNVDPIKYGLLFERFLNPERVTMPDIDIDFCYERRDEVIQYVRKKYGHENVAQIITFGTMAARAVVRDVGRVLGFPYAEVDRVAKLVPQALGIKLREAIDQEPRLRELMDSNERYRKLFEISLVLEGLARHASTHAAGVVITPNALTNYTPLYKSKEGEITTQYDMKSLEAIGLLKMDFLGLRTLTVIHDTVKALGEKGIHVDIDRLPLDDEETYELFGRGDTVAVFQFESSGMREYLRKLKPRTIEDLIAMNALYRPGPMEMIDDFILRKQGKTRIEYLHPKLEPILKETYGVIVYQEQVMRIASDLAGFSLGKADLLRRAMGKKKAELMVSQRQEFVDGAVQRGIPAETAEAIFDLMARFAQYGFNKSHAAAYSIVAYQTAYLKAHFPAEFMAATLTSEMADSKRIVTLIDECRKMGLRVLPPDVNESYTTFTVTDQGIRFGLAAVKNVGVQAINSIVQARKKYGRFRTIFELCQRVDLRYVNKKVLESLIQAGALDSLEGHRAQLMAAVDLALQYGQRVQSARAVAQADLFADDEEAAASVEPRLPDVPEWSHSETLAREKQLLGFYVSGHPLDRYEQEVRAFSTVTLDTLAELPDQAPVRVAGVVTAVSHRMSDNQRAYAFLNLEDFTGSAEVLVFSEPLERYRDLIREEAMILVRGKVSHREDQDAKIIAEEIMPLEQARERLAKRIRLTLDVRAIDEAQVETVCQLLAANSGGCAVVLELKNAGSNDFLLRSARFRVQPNYNLVQALRSLLGTENVLLEG comes from the coding sequence ATGGTCGAATTTGTTCACCTCCACAATCACTCGCACTACAGCCTGCTCGACGGCGCGTGCCGCATCGAGGACCTGGTTGCCCAGTGCGCACACTTCGAAATGCCGGCGCTTGCCCTCACAGATCACGGCAATATGTTCGGCGCCGTCGAGTTTTACAGGGCCGCTCTGAACGCAGGCATCAAACCGATCATCGGCATCGAGGCGTACGTGGCGCCGCGCAGCCGCCACGACCGGACTTCCAGTAAGGGTGGGGCCGACGCTTCGTTCCACATCGTCCTGCTGGCCAAGAACGAAAAAGGTTACCGCAATCTCCTGAAGCTGTCGACCATCGGCTACCTCGAAGGCTACTACTACCGCCCTCGCATTGACAAGGAGGTCCTCCGGGAGTACGCCGACGGGCTGGTCGCCTTATCGGCCTGTATCAAGGGCGAGATTGCTCAGAGACTGTTGCGGGAGGGTCCAGATGCAGCCAGGCGGGCCGCCCTCGAATACCGGGATATTTTCGGAGAAGACTTTTACCTCGAGCTCCAAAATCACGGGTTGGCTGAGGAGGAGAAAATTCGGGCAGCCATCCTGGAACTGGGCCGGTCTTTGGGGATCAAGGTCGTCGCCACGAATGACATCCATTACCTCAAGCGGGAGCACGCCGAGGCCCACGACGTTCTGCTCTGCCTTCAGACTCAGAAGGATCGGAATGACCCCACGCGCCTTCGTTACGAGACGGATCAGATCTACTTCAAATCGTACGACGAGATGCGCGCGGCCTTCCGGGACGTTCCGGAGGCTCTGGCCAATACGATGGAGGTGGCGGCCAAGTGCAACCTGATCCTGGAGTTCGGACGGCCTCTCTTGCCCCAGTACCAGCTGCCACCGGACGCCTCGAGCTCGAGCTTGGACGACTATCTGGCAGCCCTCGCCCGGGAGGGCCTGAGGCAGCGCTACGCGGTGATCACGCGGGAGCTGGAAAGACGTCTGGAGCACGAGCTCGAGATCATTCGTAAGACCGGTTACGCCGGGTACTTCCTGATCGTCAAGGATTTCGTCGATTTCGCGCGGTCCAACGGCATTCCAGTGGGGCCAGGGCGTGGCTCTGCCGCCGGTAGCCTTGTGTCCTATTGCCTTGGCATCACGAATGTGGACCCCATCAAGTACGGCCTTCTTTTCGAACGCTTCTTGAATCCCGAGCGCGTGACCATGCCGGATATCGATATCGACTTCTGCTACGAGCGCCGGGATGAGGTGATACAGTATGTGCGGAAGAAGTACGGACACGAGAATGTAGCGCAGATCATCACGTTCGGCACCATGGCCGCAAGGGCTGTGGTCCGGGATGTCGGCAGAGTGCTCGGATTTCCGTACGCCGAGGTGGACCGCGTCGCCAAGCTGGTGCCGCAAGCTCTGGGCATCAAGCTGCGGGAGGCGATCGATCAGGAGCCGCGCCTCCGCGAGTTGATGGACTCGAACGAGCGCTACCGTAAGCTGTTCGAGATTTCCCTTGTCCTGGAGGGTTTGGCCCGACACGCCTCCACCCACGCTGCCGGCGTCGTGATCACCCCGAACGCCCTGACGAATTACACGCCGCTCTACAAGTCGAAAGAAGGCGAGATTACCACCCAGTACGATATGAAGTCCTTAGAGGCTATCGGCCTCCTCAAGATGGACTTCCTGGGGCTGCGCACGTTAACGGTGATCCACGATACGGTGAAGGCACTGGGAGAGAAAGGGATCCACGTAGACATCGACCGGCTTCCCCTGGACGACGAAGAGACGTACGAGCTCTTCGGGCGCGGCGACACGGTCGCGGTCTTTCAGTTCGAGAGTTCGGGGATGAGGGAATACCTGCGGAAGCTCAAACCCCGAACGATCGAGGACCTGATCGCCATGAACGCCCTCTACCGTCCGGGACCCATGGAGATGATTGACGACTTCATTCTCCGAAAACAGGGCAAGACCCGGATCGAGTACCTTCATCCAAAACTTGAGCCAATCCTGAAGGAGACCTACGGGGTCATCGTCTACCAGGAACAGGTGATGAGGATCGCCTCCGACCTGGCGGGATTCTCCCTCGGCAAGGCCGACCTCCTCCGAAGGGCCATGGGGAAGAAGAAAGCCGAGCTCATGGTCAGCCAGAGGCAGGAATTCGTGGACGGAGCCGTTCAACGAGGGATCCCCGCAGAGACGGCGGAGGCTATTTTCGACCTCATGGCCCGCTTTGCCCAGTATGGGTTCAACAAGAGCCACGCCGCGGCTTACTCCATCGTGGCGTACCAGACGGCTTACTTGAAAGCGCACTTTCCGGCGGAGTTCATGGCTGCCACCCTCACAAGCGAAATGGCAGACAGCAAACGAATCGTGACCCTGATCGACGAGTGTCGAAAAATGGGGCTGCGTGTACTTCCCCCTGACGTGAACGAGAGCTACACCACGTTCACCGTGACCGATCAGGGCATACGGTTCGGGTTAGCTGCCGTCAAGAACGTGGGCGTGCAGGCCATCAACTCGATCGTGCAGGCCAGGAAGAAGTACGGTCGCTTCCGGACCATTTTCGAACTGTGCCAGCGGGTCGACCTGCGATATGTCAACAAGAAGGTCCTGGAGAGCTTGATCCAGGCTGGCGCTCTGGACTCGCTGGAAGGCCATCGGGCGCAGCTGATGGCCGCCGTTGATCTCGCTTTGCAATACGGGCAGCGGGTACAAAGCGCACGCGCCGTAGCCCAGGCCGACCTATTTGCCGACGATGAGGAGGCCGCGGCGTCCGTGGAACCTCGCCTCCCCGACGTGCCCGAGTGGAGCCACAGTGAGACGCTCGCACGCGAGAAACAGCTTCTGGGCTTTTATGTCTCAGGCCATCCATTGGATCGCTATGAGCAAGAAGTGCGGGCTTTTTCGACCGTTACCCTCGACACGCTTGCGGAGCTTCCGGACCAGGCTCCCGTTCGGGTGGCGGGCGTGGTCACGGCCGTGAGTCACCGCATGAGCGACAACCAGAGAGCCTACGCGTTTCTGAATCTGGAGGACTTTACCGGAAGCGCAGAGGTGCTGGTATTCTCCGAGCCCCTCGAACGATACCGCGACCTAATCCGGGAGGAGGCGATGATCCTTGTCCGCG